In a genomic window of Flavobacterium crassostreae:
- a CDS encoding carboxymuconolactone decarboxylase family protein, with product MANVIEEFNDYRSKMNEKLLADNNKIVKRIFNLDTNAYAAGALDVKTKELLGLVASAVLRCDDCVKYHLETSHKQGVTKEEMMEAMGIATLVGGTIVVPHLRRAYEFWEALEETK from the coding sequence ATGATTACCGTTCTAAAATGAACGAAAAATTATTAGCAGACAACAACAAAATAGTAAAACGAATTTTTAATCTAGACACCAACGCGTATGCTGCTGGAGCGCTAGATGTCAAAACAAAAGAGTTATTAGGACTGGTTGCCTCGGCAGTATTGCGTTGTGATGATTGCGTAAAATACCATCTTGAAACCAGCCACAAACAAGGCGTGACCAAAGAAGAAATGATGGAAGCCATGGGTATTGCTACCCTAGTGGGCGGAACCATTGTAGTGCCTCATTTACGGAGAGCCTATGAATTCTGGGAAGCACTAGAGGAAACTAAATAA